GTATGCTAAAGAAAACAAATTTGCATTACCTGCAGTAAACGTAATTGGATCAAGCAACATAAACGCTACAATGGAAACTGCAGCGAAATTAAACTCTCCTGTAATTATTCAGTTTTCAAACGGTGGAGCGGCTTTCAATGCAGGAAAAGGATTAAGCAATGACGGACAAAAGTCTGCAATCTTAGGAGCTATCGCAGGAGCAAAACATATTCATACTCTTGCAGAAGCTTACGGAGCAACTGTAATTCTTCACACAGACCACTGTGCAAAGAAATTATTGCCTTGGATCGACGGATTAATGGATGCTAACGAAGAATTCTTCAAGCAGACAGGAAAATCTCTTTACTCTTCTCACATGTTAGACCTTTCTGAAGAGCCTTTAGAAGAAAACATTGAAATTTCAGCTCAATATTTTGAAAGAATGGCTAAACTTCAGATGACTCTTGAAGTAGAAATCGGAGTAACGGGTGGTGAAGAAGATGGTGTTGACAACTCAGACGTTGATAACTCTAAATTATATACTCAACCTGAAGATGTAGCTTATACTTATGAAAAATTAAAAGCTATTTCTGATAACTTTACGATTGCGGCTGCATTTGGTAACGTACATGGAGTTTACAAGCCAGGAAACGTGGTTCTTACCCCAAAAATCCTTGACAACTCTCAGAAATATGTTCAGGAGAAATTCGGAACTGCTGATAAGCCAATTAACTTTGTATTCCACGGAGGTTCAGGATCTACTTTGGAAGAAATCAGAGAAGCAATCGACTACGGAGTAATCAAAATGAATATCGATACTGACCTTCAGTTTGCATATACAGAAGGCGTTAGAGATTATATGGTAAACAATATTGATTATTTAAGAGCTCAAATCGGAAACCCTGAAGGTGAAGAAAAACCAAACAAAAAATTCTATGACCCAAGAGTTTGGGTAAGAAAAGGTGAGGAAACTTTCTCTACAAGATTGGTACAAGCATTTGAAGATTTAAATAACGTAAATACTTTAAAATAAGAACTGTACATCTGTATCAATGTAATACGTATTCCTAATGAATATAATTACATTGGTACATTTTACATTTATACATTAATACAATTAAAAATGGCATTCGACTGGTTTAAAAGAAAAGCAAAAAACATTACCACCTCTACTGATGAGAAAAAGGACGTTCCCAAAGGTCTATGGCATCAGACTCCATCCGGAAAAGTTGTGGAACATGATGAATTAAAGAGAAATAGTTATGTTTCTCCTGAAGACGGATTTCATGTAAGAATAGGAAGTGCGGAATTTTTTGACATCCTTTTTGACGGTGGTAAATTTACCGAACTGGATGCCAATGTTGAAAGTATTGATATCTTAAACTTCAAGGATACAAAACCTTATAAAGACCGTTTAAAAGAAGTAAAAGCAAAAACAAAACTTACAGATTCTATCAGAAACGCTGTAGGAACTGTAAAAGGAACTGAAATGGTAGTTTCTTGTATGGACTTTGCTTTTATTGGAGGATCTTTAGGTTCTGTAATGGGTGAAAAAATCAGAAGAGCAGTAGACTACTGTATCCAGCACAAACTTCCGTATATGATTATCTGTCAGTCGGGAGGTGCAAGAATGCAGGAAGCCACTTATTCTTTGATGCAATTGGCTAAGGTGCAGGCTAAATTGGCTCAGCTTTCAGAAGCTGGTCTTTTATATATCGCTTACCTTTGTGACCCAACTTTTGGTGGAATTACAGCATCTTTCGCGATGACTGCTGATATCATCATGGCTGAACCGGGAGCATTAATCGGATTTGCAGGTCCAAGAGTAATCCGTGAAACCATCGGTAGAGACCTACCGGAAGGATTCCAGACCTCTGAATTCCTACAGGAAAAAGGATTTGTTGACTTCATTGTAAAAAGAACTGAAATTCAGGATACTGTAGCTAAAACTGTTAATTTATTAGCTGCTAAAGCATAGTTTCTGTAACAAAAACAATACAATCTCTCTCTAATTAGGGAGAGATTTTTATTTTATGAGGACTTTTAAAATATTTTTCAATACCATCAGGAGTATGAGTTTTAAGAAGATCATCCGTCTCTTATCACTGATTCTCCCCCATCCTCTTTTTGCCATACTCAGCTTTCATGCTACCGTTAAAGCATATACCATTGCACAGACAAAATTTCCCGCTACTGCCTCTAATAATGGGATAGGAAACGCTTTCAGACATGCGCTCTGGTGCTGTTTCATTATGATGTATTGCAGCAAAATTTCTTCGCCTAAAAAAGCTTTGGATTTCTGTAAAAGAATGACCGATATGCACGAAGAACTTTTCCCCAATCAACCTCTGGAAACCAAAATGGATCTTCATAATAACAAGTTCGGAATGGATTATTTTATGGAGCTATTGCCAGGAATCCACCGCCAGTTCTTTGAAAAAAGCTTTTTTATAGACGGATTAGTAAAAAAGATGGATGATGCCAAGGTGTTAAAAAATCTGGATGATGATTTTGAAGGGCATCTTGTTTATCTGGAAGAGTAATTTTTAATAAGTATATAAAATTTTATATTGCTCTTATGGGGTAGTCATGATGTTCTGTCATTTTTAATGTAACGAATTCAAATGAAGAATCTAAGTATCATTGAGATTCTTTCTTTCTCAGAATTACAATGATGAGTGCCTGTTATTTTTATTTCAAACGCTAAAAATGCGCAAATAAACAATAAAACCTTGTGGGTATTTTTCGTTCACAAGGCCACTTCATTCAGCAATGGTCTTTAATAATAATCTCTGCTGAATACTAACGTAAAACTTATATTTTCCAATAAAAACCTTTGTGAATTTTGCATTAAAATAAATCTGTATAAAAACATAAGTCGAAATCAAAGATTTTCAAAAGCTTAAATACCCTTTCAGCCATATAGTACCAACTTTTTAAAAACTTAAATACTTAATTCTTTTGTGACTTTTGTAGTTTAAAGTATTTTTGATAAGTTTAAACAATTAAATCAATCGAATGGTTCTTAGCAGAATTTGGTCGGCTTTTATTATCATTGCCATTGCCATTGCCAGTATAAAATACATTTCATCAAGCCATTACAAAACCATTTTTAATGATATGGTGGTAGGAAAAGGCGGTGACACAGTGAAGATCACCTCCCAGCCTATGAATACCCTGTCTCCAATTGTGAAGGACAGCCTGATGAAAAAAAATGATTTTGCAGACAGCAGAATTCATTATAAAACAGATTCTTTAAAGCAAAATGTAAAAGTTTACCGTGTTCAGGAAGCTGATGGAGTTATTGGAACTTCAGAAACTGCAGTAAAAATATGTTTGGGTTTGATTGGAATCATGACCCTTTTTATGGGATTCATGAGTATTGCTGAAAAAGCAGGCGGAATTAATCTTTTAAGCCGGTTTATTCAACCTTTCTTTTCGAAACTATTTCCAGACATCCCTAAAAATCACCCGGCATTTGGCCATATGCTGATGAATTTCAGTGCTAATCTTCTGGGATTGGATAATGCTGCTACTCCATTCGGACTGAAAGCAATGGAAAGTCTACAGACCTTAAATCCCAATAAAGATACTGCCAGTAATTCTCAGATCATGTTCCTGTGTCTTCACGCAGGAGGAATGACACTTATTCCGGTGTCAATTATTGCCATCAGGGCTTCGATGGGTTCCAAAACACCTACTGATATCTTCCTTCCTTGTATGATTGCCACCTTTACCGCAACTATGGCAGCTATGATTATTGTTTCTTTATACCAAAAAATCAATCTTCTTCGTCCAATAGTTATTGCTTATGTGGGGGGAATTTCAGCGATTATCGGATTATTAGTTGTCTATCTTGTACAATTGAGCAAAGACGAGCTTGATGACTTCAGCAAAGTATTAAGCAACGGGCTTATTCTGTTTATTTTCCTTGCGATCGTACTTGGAGCTGTGTATAAAAAGATCAACGTTTTTGATGCCTTTATTGAAGGTGCTAAAGAAGGATTTACCACCTGTGTAAAGATTATTCCTTACCTGGTTGGAATGCTGATCGCTATCTCCTTATTAAGAACTTCCGGAGTTTTCGATGTTCTTATTGACGGCATGAAATGGATCGCCAATGCAGCCAACCTGGATCCGAGATTTGTGGATGGACTTCCTACAGCATTAATCAAGCCTTTATCAGGTTCCGGAGCAAGGGGAATGATGGTAGACACGATGGCAACTTTTGGAGCAGACAGTTTCCAAGGGAAGTTAGCAGCCGTTCTTCAGGGAAGTTCAGATACTACATTTTACGTAATTGCAGTATACTTTGGTGCCGTAGCTATAAAAAACACAAGATATACGGTAATAGCTATGCTTCTGGCCGATTTGGTAGGTATTATTACCTCTATAGCGCTTGCTTATTTATTCTTTGCTTAATATAGTTGCTGGTTGTCAGTTGCTGGTTCTTACCGTTAAAAAATGATATATGAGCTACAATAAACTTGATATTTATAATATTGCTTTTGAATTGTTTATTGAAACACATCAATTGTCACTTCAACTACCAAAGTATGAACTATATGAACTTGGTAGTCAATTAAGACGCTCAGCAGACTCAGTTGTCACAAATATTGCAGAAGGCTATGGAAGAAATAATTACAAAGGAGACTTTATCAGATTTCTCACTTATTCTCAGGCAAGTTGTGATGAAACTGTATGTCACTTATCAAAAATCACAAGACTTTACCCAGAATTAAGCCAAGAATTTAAAGACAAATCTGAACAATATAAACTATTAGGAGGAAAAATAAATAATTTTATAAAATATGTTCAGCTAAGCTGGCGTACATAATCCAATAACTAGCAACTAGCAACTAAATTACCCCTTATGATTACAGATAAAGAATTCACATTAAGACTTATCCGCCAGCTCACTCAGGCATTAGAAAAACTCATACTGGATAAACCAGAAGAAAGTTTACTACAGAAAGAACTGGATTTTGATACTTTGATGCGGGATATTTTTAAGATGAACTTCGCAGAAGTATCTTCAATGACCAAAGAAGAAATGATTACCCTTGTCAATGAAAGACAGGAAAGAGATCATAAAGATTATTATGAAATGCTTGGAAACCTCTTTTATTTCACAGGCAAACGTGATCAAGATAAAGATTTTCAGGATAAAGCAAAGACATTCTATGAACTATATCTTCAGACCAGTGGAATCTTTGCCCTTCCCGTTATCAACAGAATAAACGAATTAAAAAAAGCACTTGAATAAAGTGCTTTTGTATTTTTAGAATGTTATTTTATAAGTTCCGCTTGAGGATACGTTGGCTTTCTCAGCCTTTACATATTTCTTCACCCAGGCAACGGATGTAGACGATACACAAGCATCTGAAATACCTCCTGCCCTTCTTGCAGATACTACATTTCCTGCTTTATCTACCGTATAGGCAATGGTAATAGATCCACTGGCTGTACAACTGTGAGAAGGTTGAGCACCTCCTCTTCCCATGGTTCCGGGAATATATCCTACCAATTTTCTATCGATGCCTACTTTACTGTCCCCATTTCCTTCTCCACCTAGTGGATCTCCTGCATTTCCTGGGCCATTTCCATCTCCCTGTCCTCCAGTTTTTTGTCCTTTTCCTCCAAGAAACTTACCAATGGCAGCATTTCCTTGTCCGTCTCCGTTTCCGGTTTTTGAATTGCTTTTAGCAGCTCCTGATTTTTTAGTATTTTTAGAGGTACTCGTACTTGTTGCTTCTTTTTTCTCAGCTTTTTTAGACTCCTCTTTTTTAGGAACGGTATTCTTTGAATTATTTCCAGTAATAACCTTATCCTTTGCTTCTATTTTCTTGGGTTCAGGTTTTACTACCGGTTCAGGCTTTACTTCTGTTTTTGTTTCAGGAACAGGAACTTCTACAGGTTCCGGTGTTACCACTTCTGTCTCAGCAGCTAAACTTCCCGGTTGTTCTGCAGGTTCTTCAGCTCCATTTCCGTTTCTGTTGTCTCCGAAGTTCACTAACATTGTTGTAATTACTTCAGGGTCTTTATCCAGTTCAGGCTTTAATTTATAATAAAAAACAAAAAGCAGAATGGCACACCAAATCAGGATAGAAAGTAATGCGCTCTTTATCCGGTCCCGGTTTTCCTCGTTTTTGTTTGTAGTATAGCTTCTCATCTTAAAAAATGATTCTTAGCATTTATTTATCTTTAACGGTGGCAATAGCAATGTTAAATTTATGTTTCTCAGCGATTTCCATTACGAAAACAACATCTTTATGCATCGTATTTTCATCTGCTCTGATCGTAAAAGACTTATTGGTCTGGCTTGTCAATTTATCCACAATAATCTTCTCCAGATCACCTCTGTTCACAGGATTGTCATCTACAAAATAAGCCCCATCCGGTTTAATGCTTACAACTACAGGATTGGGAATATTATCTTCAACAGCTCCGGCTTTCGGCAGATTCACCTCTATAGCACTTTGATTGGCTGCAGAAGAGGTAATCATAAAGAATATCAACATTAACAGGATAACGTCTGTCATCGCTGCTAAACTGAATTCCGGATTCGCTTTATTTCTTCTCTGAATTTTCATCTGTTTATTCTATTATTTTTAAGGGTCAGATGGAATCGCTCAAATGATAACTCTTTATAAAGAACTTTTTCTGAAAGCGATTTCATAACAAGACTTATAAAGGTTTGTTGATAAGATCTAAAAATTCTCCAGACATATTCTGAGCTTTCAGTACAAACTTGTCAATTTTTGTCAAAAGAATATTATAACAGAAGTTCGCAGGAATTGCCACTGCAAGACCCACCGCCGTTTGTCCTAAGGCTGTATAAATCCCTTCCGAAAGGGTCTTCGGAGAGAAAGATCCGGTTGCATGTGATAGATTAAAGAAGGCAATAATCATCCCGATTACTGT
This Chryseobacterium sp. G0162 DNA region includes the following protein-coding sequences:
- a CDS encoding nucleoside recognition domain-containing protein, whose protein sequence is MVLSRIWSAFIIIAIAIASIKYISSSHYKTIFNDMVVGKGGDTVKITSQPMNTLSPIVKDSLMKKNDFADSRIHYKTDSLKQNVKVYRVQEADGVIGTSETAVKICLGLIGIMTLFMGFMSIAEKAGGINLLSRFIQPFFSKLFPDIPKNHPAFGHMLMNFSANLLGLDNAATPFGLKAMESLQTLNPNKDTASNSQIMFLCLHAGGMTLIPVSIIAIRASMGSKTPTDIFLPCMIATFTATMAAMIIVSLYQKINLLRPIVIAYVGGISAIIGLLVVYLVQLSKDELDDFSKVLSNGLILFIFLAIVLGAVYKKINVFDAFIEGAKEGFTTCVKIIPYLVGMLIAISLLRTSGVFDVLIDGMKWIANAANLDPRFVDGLPTALIKPLSGSGARGMMVDTMATFGADSFQGKLAAVLQGSSDTTFYVIAVYFGAVAIKNTRYTVIAMLLADLVGIITSIALAYLFFA
- a CDS encoding four helix bundle protein; the encoded protein is MSYNKLDIYNIAFELFIETHQLSLQLPKYELYELGSQLRRSADSVVTNIAEGYGRNNYKGDFIRFLTYSQASCDETVCHLSKITRLYPELSQEFKDKSEQYKLLGGKINNFIKYVQLSWRT
- a CDS encoding ExbD/TolR family protein — its product is MKIQRRNKANPEFSLAAMTDVILLMLIFFMITSSAANQSAIEVNLPKAGAVEDNIPNPVVVSIKPDGAYFVDDNPVNRGDLEKIIVDKLTSQTNKSFTIRADENTMHKDVVFVMEIAEKHKFNIAIATVKDK
- a CDS encoding DUF6973 domain-containing protein; protein product: MRTFKIFFNTIRSMSFKKIIRLLSLILPHPLFAILSFHATVKAYTIAQTKFPATASNNGIGNAFRHALWCCFIMMYCSKISSPKKALDFCKRMTDMHEELFPNQPLETKMDLHNNKFGMDYFMELLPGIHRQFFEKSFFIDGLVKKMDDAKVLKNLDDDFEGHLVYLEE
- the accD gene encoding acetyl-CoA carboxylase, carboxyltransferase subunit beta, which codes for MAFDWFKRKAKNITTSTDEKKDVPKGLWHQTPSGKVVEHDELKRNSYVSPEDGFHVRIGSAEFFDILFDGGKFTELDANVESIDILNFKDTKPYKDRLKEVKAKTKLTDSIRNAVGTVKGTEMVVSCMDFAFIGGSLGSVMGEKIRRAVDYCIQHKLPYMIICQSGGARMQEATYSLMQLAKVQAKLAQLSEAGLLYIAYLCDPTFGGITASFAMTADIIMAEPGALIGFAGPRVIRETIGRDLPEGFQTSEFLQEKGFVDFIVKRTEIQDTVAKTVNLLAAKA
- the fbaA gene encoding class II fructose-bisphosphate aldolase, producing the protein MSRIFPAGVATGQLVTDIFQYAKENKFALPAVNVIGSSNINATMETAAKLNSPVIIQFSNGGAAFNAGKGLSNDGQKSAILGAIAGAKHIHTLAEAYGATVILHTDHCAKKLLPWIDGLMDANEEFFKQTGKSLYSSHMLDLSEEPLEENIEISAQYFERMAKLQMTLEVEIGVTGGEEDGVDNSDVDNSKLYTQPEDVAYTYEKLKAISDNFTIAAAFGNVHGVYKPGNVVLTPKILDNSQKYVQEKFGTADKPINFVFHGGSGSTLEEIREAIDYGVIKMNIDTDLQFAYTEGVRDYMVNNIDYLRAQIGNPEGEEKPNKKFYDPRVWVRKGEETFSTRLVQAFEDLNNVNTLK
- a CDS encoding ferric siderophore ABC transporter substrate-binding protein, translated to MRSYTTNKNEENRDRIKSALLSILIWCAILLFVFYYKLKPELDKDPEVITTMLVNFGDNRNGNGAEEPAEQPGSLAAETEVVTPEPVEVPVPETKTEVKPEPVVKPEPKKIEAKDKVITGNNSKNTVPKKEESKKAEKKEATSTSTSKNTKKSGAAKSNSKTGNGDGQGNAAIGKFLGGKGQKTGGQGDGNGPGNAGDPLGGEGNGDSKVGIDRKLVGYIPGTMGRGGAQPSHSCTASGSITIAYTVDKAGNVVSARRAGGISDACVSSTSVAWVKKYVKAEKANVSSSGTYKITF